Proteins encoded in a region of the Dorea longicatena genome:
- the nagA gene encoding N-acetylglucosamine-6-phosphate deacetylase → MIIKNVIVYTEDKKFTAGGIVIHDDKIDNIYTTENVPDMIGEEVIDGRGAYAIPGLIDLHFHGCMGDDFCDNSKEAIENIAKYEASVGVTTIAPATMTLPVEELETILRTAAEYKKEQNPKGADLVGVNMEGPFISPVKKGAQDERNIMPCDTEICQRFIDASEGLVKFVGLAPEESDEAVAFVKAMKDKVNISLAHTNADYAHAKAAFDAGANHAVHLFNAMPAFTHREPGVVGAVSDSEHVMAEIICDGVHIHPSMVRAAFKMMGADRMILISDSMRATGMPDGQYTLGGLDVKVVGNHATLVSDGALAGSVTNLADCLRTVVKKMEIPLETAIACATINPAKSLGIEDTYGSIAPGKKANIVLLDENLELKMVIKDGQEL, encoded by the coding sequence ATGATAATCAAAAATGTAATCGTTTATACAGAAGATAAGAAATTTACAGCAGGTGGTATTGTAATCCACGATGATAAAATTGATAATATTTATACAACAGAAAATGTACCGGATATGATCGGAGAGGAAGTGATCGATGGACGGGGAGCATATGCAATCCCGGGACTGATCGATCTGCATTTCCACGGATGTATGGGAGATGACTTCTGCGATAACAGCAAAGAAGCAATTGAAAATATTGCAAAATATGAGGCATCTGTAGGTGTTACAACAATTGCACCGGCAACCATGACACTTCCGGTCGAAGAGCTGGAAACGATCTTAAGAACGGCAGCTGAATACAAAAAAGAGCAGAATCCTAAGGGAGCGGACCTTGTAGGTGTGAACATGGAAGGACCGTTTATCAGTCCGGTGAAAAAAGGTGCACAGGATGAAAGAAACATCATGCCTTGTGATACGGAAATCTGTCAGAGATTCATTGATGCTTCCGAAGGGCTTGTAAAGTTTGTCGGACTTGCGCCGGAAGAAAGTGACGAAGCAGTTGCATTTGTAAAAGCAATGAAAGATAAGGTGAATATTTCCCTTGCACATACGAATGCTGATTATGCACACGCAAAAGCAGCGTTTGATGCAGGTGCGAATCATGCGGTACATCTCTTTAATGCAATGCCTGCATTCACACACCGTGAACCGGGTGTAGTAGGTGCAGTATCAGATAGTGAACATGTAATGGCAGAAATTATCTGTGACGGTGTACATATCCACCCATCTATGGTAAGAGCAGCGTTCAAGATGATGGGAGCAGACCGCATGATCCTGATCAGTGACAGCATGCGTGCAACCGGAATGCCGGACGGACAGTATACACTTGGCGGTCTGGATGTAAAAGTAGTTGGAAATCATGCGACACTGGTATCTGACGGAGCACTTGCAGGATCAGTAACAAACCTTGCTGACTGCCTGCGTACAGTAGTTAAAAAGATGGAGATCCCACTTGAGACAGCTATTGCATGTGCGACGATCAATCCGGCTAAGAGTCTTGGAATTGAAGATACATATGGTTCGATCGCACCGGGAAAGAAAGCGAATATCGTATTATTAGACGAGAATTTGGAGCTTAAGATGGTAATTAAGGACGGACAGGAATTATAA
- a CDS encoding MurR/RpiR family transcriptional regulator, translating to MEYYVKSVVPIIESNYDKFTTVERNIADFFIQNRKKVDFSAKSIAERLFVSEASLSRFAKKCGYRGYREFVYQYEETFVEKQESITGNTRMILNAYQELLNKTYSLVDEAQIARISRYLNQAERVFVCGTGSSGLSAREMELRFMRIGVDIDSLVETDMMRMQAVFQDKRSLVFGISISGTKESVLFLLQEAYRRGAKTVLLTANNRGDFEQYCSEVLLLPSLRHLNHGNVISPQFPILVMLDIIYSYYVEQDKYEKEVLHDNTLRALEEGEALRRSLLK from the coding sequence ATGGAATATTATGTGAAATCAGTAGTACCGATCATAGAATCCAACTATGATAAGTTCACAACAGTAGAAAGAAATATTGCAGATTTTTTTATACAGAACAGAAAGAAAGTAGATTTTTCTGCGAAATCTATCGCAGAAAGACTTTTTGTATCAGAAGCTTCACTTTCAAGATTTGCAAAAAAATGTGGCTACAGAGGTTACAGGGAATTTGTCTATCAGTATGAAGAAACATTTGTTGAAAAGCAGGAATCTATTACAGGGAATACCAGGATGATCTTGAATGCATACCAGGAACTCCTGAATAAGACGTACAGTCTGGTAGATGAAGCTCAGATTGCAAGAATCAGCAGATATCTGAATCAGGCGGAGCGGGTATTTGTATGTGGAACGGGAAGTTCGGGACTTTCTGCAAGGGAGATGGAGCTTCGCTTTATGCGTATCGGTGTGGATATTGATTCATTGGTGGAGACGGATATGATGAGGATGCAGGCGGTATTTCAGGATAAGAGAAGTCTGGTGTTCGGAATCAGTATCAGTGGTACAAAAGAATCGGTATTGTTTTTGCTGCAGGAAGCTTATCGAAGAGGTGCAAAAACCGTACTGCTGACGGCGAATAACCGGGGTGATTTTGAACAATATTGTTCGGAAGTACTCTTACTTCCGTCGCTTCGGCATTTGAACCATGGTAACGTTATATCACCACAGTTCCCAATCCTGGTCATGCTGGATATTATCTATTCTTATTATGTAGAGCAGGATAAGTATGAAAAAGAGGTACTGCATGATAATACACTGCGTGCACTGGAAGAAGGTGAGGCGCTTCGCAGGAGCTTATTAAAATAA
- a CDS encoding ROK family protein, translating to MKKYISIDIGGTAIKYGIVSENAEVLLKKEMKTEAQKGGPAILEKVIGIVEELKGEADAGVCISTAGMVDIEKGEIFYSAPLIPNYIGTAFKKTVEERFGIPCEVENDVNCAGLAEYKAGAAAGSKAAVMLTIGTGIGGCILLNGEVFHGFSNSACEVGYMHMDDSDFQTLGAASILTKKVAAWKEEPTENWSGYHIFEEAKKGDEICNRAIDEMVDVLGKGIANICYVVNPEVVVLGGGIMAQEAFLKDKIEKAVEKYLVSSMWEHTRIAFAKNQNNAGMLGAFYHFQGRH from the coding sequence ATGAAAAAATATATTAGTATTGATATCGGCGGCACAGCCATCAAATATGGGATTGTAAGCGAGAATGCAGAAGTACTGTTAAAAAAAGAAATGAAGACAGAAGCACAAAAAGGCGGACCGGCGATCCTTGAGAAAGTGATCGGTATTGTAGAAGAGTTAAAAGGTGAAGCAGATGCAGGTGTGTGTATCTCTACTGCAGGTATGGTGGACATCGAAAAAGGAGAAATCTTCTATTCTGCACCGTTGATCCCGAATTATATCGGAACGGCATTTAAAAAGACAGTAGAAGAACGATTCGGAATTCCATGTGAAGTGGAAAATGATGTAAACTGTGCCGGACTTGCAGAGTATAAAGCAGGTGCGGCTGCAGGAAGCAAGGCAGCAGTGATGCTGACGATCGGAACCGGAATCGGCGGCTGTATCCTTCTGAACGGTGAAGTGTTCCACGGATTCAGCAACAGTGCATGTGAAGTTGGATATATGCATATGGATGACAGTGATTTCCAGACACTCGGAGCAGCAAGCATCCTGACAAAGAAAGTAGCTGCGTGGAAGGAAGAACCAACCGAAAACTGGAGCGGATATCACATTTTCGAAGAGGCGAAAAAAGGCGATGAGATCTGTAACCGTGCAATTGACGAGATGGTGGATGTACTTGGAAAAGGAATTGCCAATATCTGCTATGTAGTGAATCCGGAAGTTGTTGTACTTGGCGGTGGAATTATGGCACAGGAAGCATTCTTAAAAGATAAGATTGAAAAAGCAGTAGAAAAATATCTGGTGTCCAGTATGTGGGAGCATACAAGGATTGCATTTGCCAAAAATCAGAACAATGCCGGTATGCTTGGAGCATTCTATCATTTCCAGGGAAGACACTAG
- a CDS encoding YhcH/YjgK/YiaL family protein, with product MIFGNINNLSEFPFLEEQVKECFEYAKTHDLASYEKGSHEIDGDRLFVNIVEYTTTTPEERFWEAHKNYLDVHVMIHGNEQIDLNFIQNMELKDFVEKDDFLPMDGEKNSSVVLTDGDFLICYPSDGHRTAVQVQEPEAIKKAIFKVKI from the coding sequence GTGATTTTTGGAAATATCAATAATTTATCAGAATTCCCATTCTTAGAAGAACAAGTAAAAGAGTGCTTTGAATATGCAAAGACACACGATCTTGCATCTTATGAAAAGGGAAGTCATGAGATCGATGGTGACAGACTGTTTGTCAATATCGTAGAATATACAACAACAACACCGGAAGAACGTTTCTGGGAAGCACATAAAAATTATCTGGACGTCCATGTAATGATCCATGGAAATGAACAGATCGATCTGAACTTCATTCAGAATATGGAATTAAAAGATTTTGTGGAAAAAGATGATTTTCTTCCAATGGATGGAGAAAAGAATTCTTCAGTAGTCCTGACAGATGGAGATTTCCTGATCTGTTATCCAAGTGACGGACACAGAACAGCGGTTCAGGTTCAGGAACCGGAAGCCATCAAAAAGGCAATATTCAAAGTAAAGATCTAA
- a CDS encoding sodium:solute symporter has translation MQGFTVVDLVILVIYLAAVLFAGLHFAKKEMKGKEYFKGDGTVPWWVTSVSIFATLLSPISFLSLAGNSYAGTWIMWFAQLGMLLAIPITIKFFLPIYSKLDIDTAYHYLELRFGSKGLRVLGAVMFIIYQIGRMSIIMYLPCMVLGSLTGISVNLLIIIMGIIAIIYSYTGGLKSVLWTDFIQGSVLLIGVTFALIFLLAHLDGGFGAIAHALTTEHKFLAVDQPIFNANIFKDSVFIMIVGAGFNTMASYVSSQDIVQRFTTTTDTKKLNKMMLANGGLSIFIATVFYLIGTGLYVFYQQNTLPPAAAQDQIFASYIAFELPVGVTGLLLAAIYAAAQSTLSTGLNSVASSWTLDIQARLSKKELSFEKQTKIGQYVSLIVGIFAIVVAMVLANGGVKSAYEWFNGFMGLVLGILIGTFILGAFTKVANTFGAVCAFIVASGVMVYIKYFVPADHVSIWSYSIISIVVSLVIGIPASIIWRKAKGDDSVPAPNTTIYKN, from the coding sequence ATGCAAGGGTTTACCGTAGTAGATTTAGTCATTTTAGTAATTTATCTCGCGGCTGTACTGTTCGCCGGCCTTCATTTCGCAAAGAAAGAAATGAAAGGAAAAGAGTATTTTAAAGGAGACGGAACTGTACCGTGGTGGGTAACTTCCGTATCAATTTTCGCAACACTGTTAAGTCCGATTTCATTCCTGTCATTAGCAGGAAACTCATACGCAGGAACATGGATCATGTGGTTCGCACAGCTTGGTATGCTGTTAGCTATCCCGATCACGATTAAATTCTTCCTGCCAATCTACAGCAAACTGGATATTGATACAGCATATCATTATCTGGAACTGAGATTCGGAAGCAAAGGACTTCGTGTACTTGGAGCTGTAATGTTCATCATTTACCAGATCGGACGTATGTCAATCATCATGTACCTTCCATGTATGGTACTTGGAAGTCTGACTGGAATCAGCGTAAACTTACTGATCATTATCATGGGTATCATTGCTATTATTTACTCATACACAGGAGGTCTTAAATCCGTACTTTGGACAGACTTCATCCAGGGATCTGTACTTCTGATCGGTGTTACATTTGCACTGATCTTCCTGTTAGCACACTTAGATGGTGGATTTGGAGCAATCGCACATGCACTGACAACAGAGCATAAGTTCCTTGCTGTAGATCAGCCGATCTTCAATGCTAACATTTTTAAAGACAGCGTATTCATCATGATCGTTGGTGCCGGATTCAATACAATGGCATCTTACGTATCAAGCCAGGATATTGTACAGCGTTTTACAACAACAACTGATACAAAGAAACTGAACAAAATGATGCTTGCAAACGGAGGATTATCAATCTTCATCGCAACAGTATTCTACCTGATCGGTACAGGATTATACGTATTCTATCAGCAGAATACACTTCCACCGGCAGCAGCTCAGGACCAGATCTTCGCATCTTACATCGCATTTGAGCTTCCGGTTGGTGTAACAGGACTTCTGTTAGCAGCTATTTATGCAGCAGCACAGTCTACACTTTCTACAGGTCTGAACTCTGTAGCATCAAGCTGGACACTGGATATCCAGGCAAGACTTTCTAAGAAAGAATTAAGCTTTGAGAAACAGACAAAGATCGGACAGTATGTATCTCTGATCGTTGGTATCTTCGCAATCGTAGTTGCTATGGTACTGGCTAACGGCGGAGTAAAATCTGCATACGAATGGTTCAATGGATTCATGGGACTGGTACTTGGTATCCTGATCGGAACATTTATCCTTGGAGCATTTACAAAGGTTGCCAATACATTTGGTGCAGTATGTGCATTCATCGTTGCATCAGGCGTAATGGTATACATCAAATACTTCGTACCTGCTGATCACGTATCAATCTGGTCATACTCAATCATCTCAATTGTAGTATCACTGGTAATTGGTATCCCGGCAAGTATCATCTGGAGAAAGGCAAAAGGAGACGATTCCGTACCTGCTCCTAACACAACCATTTACAAAAACTAA
- a CDS encoding dihydrodipicolinate synthase family protein, with the protein MRNLEKYKGVIPAFYACYDNEGNVSPEGVQALTKYFVEKGVKGVYVNGSSGECIYQSVEDRKIILENVMKAAEGKLTVIAHVACNNTKDSQELARHAESLGVDAIAAIPPIYFHLPEYAIAQYWNDISAAAPNTDFVIYNIPQLAGVALTQGLFAEMRKNPNVIGVKNSSMPVQDIQMFKQAAGPDYIIFNGPDEQFMSGRVIGAEGAIGGTYGVMPELYLKLDEYVRAGKMEEAREIQYACDEIIYKMCSAHGNMYAVIKAMLKINEGLELGGVREPLPALVEEDMAIVEEAAKMVRDAKAKYL; encoded by the coding sequence ATGAGAAATCTTGAAAAGTACAAAGGCGTGATCCCAGCATTCTATGCATGTTATGACAACGAAGGCAATGTAAGTCCGGAAGGCGTACAGGCACTGACAAAGTACTTCGTAGAAAAAGGTGTAAAAGGTGTATACGTTAACGGTTCATCAGGAGAATGTATCTACCAGAGCGTAGAAGACCGTAAGATCATCCTTGAGAACGTTATGAAAGCAGCAGAAGGAAAGCTTACAGTAATCGCACACGTTGCATGCAACAACACAAAAGACAGCCAGGAGCTTGCAAGACATGCAGAAAGCCTTGGAGTTGATGCAATCGCAGCAATCCCACCGATCTACTTCCACCTGCCAGAGTATGCAATCGCTCAGTACTGGAATGACATCAGTGCAGCAGCACCAAACACAGACTTCGTAATCTACAACATTCCACAGCTTGCAGGAGTAGCTCTTACACAGGGACTTTTCGCAGAGATGAGAAAGAATCCTAACGTAATTGGTGTTAAGAACTCTTCTATGCCGGTACAGGATATCCAGATGTTCAAACAGGCAGCAGGCCCTGACTACATCATCTTTAACGGACCAGATGAGCAGTTCATGAGTGGACGTGTCATCGGAGCTGAAGGAGCAATCGGTGGTACATACGGAGTTATGCCGGAATTATATCTGAAATTAGACGAGTATGTAAGAGCCGGAAAGATGGAAGAAGCAAGAGAAATCCAGTATGCTTGTGATGAGATTATCTATAAGATGTGCTCTGCACACGGAAATATGTACGCAGTGATCAAAGCTATGTTAAAGATCAACGAAGGTCTGGAACTTGGCGGAGTAAGAGAGCCACTGCCAGCATTAGTAGAAGAAGACATGGCTATCGTTGAAGAAGCAGCTAAGATGGTTCGCGACGCAAAAGCTAAATATCTGTAA
- a CDS encoding N-acetylmannosamine-6-phosphate 2-epimerase, with the protein MNQKVENLKGKLIVSCQALSNEPLHSSFIMGRMALAAKQGGASGIRANTKEDIKEIQSQVDLPIIGIVKRDYDDSDIYITPTMKEIEELMEVKPEIIAMDATISKRPGGKTLDEFFKEVKAKYPDQLFMADCSTVEEALHADELGFDFIGTTMVGYTEQSKGDKIEANDFEILRKIVAKAKHRVIAEGNINTPEKARHVIELGAYSVVVGSIITRPQLITKSFVEEMER; encoded by the coding sequence ATGAATCAGAAAGTTGAAAATCTGAAAGGAAAATTAATCGTTTCTTGTCAGGCATTATCGAATGAACCTTTACATTCTTCATTCATTATGGGAAGAATGGCACTGGCTGCAAAACAGGGAGGTGCAAGCGGAATTCGTGCAAATACAAAAGAAGATATCAAGGAGATCCAGTCACAGGTTGATCTGCCGATCATCGGAATCGTAAAAAGAGATTATGATGACAGTGATATCTACATTACACCAACGATGAAAGAAATCGAAGAACTGATGGAAGTAAAACCTGAAATCATCGCTATGGACGCTACTATTTCAAAGAGACCTGGCGGAAAGACATTAGATGAGTTCTTTAAAGAAGTAAAAGCAAAATATCCGGATCAGTTATTTATGGCAGACTGTTCTACAGTGGAAGAAGCACTGCATGCGGATGAACTTGGATTTGACTTCATTGGAACTACAATGGTTGGTTACACAGAGCAGAGCAAGGGCGACAAGATCGAGGCAAATGATTTCGAAATCTTAAGAAAGATTGTCGCAAAAGCAAAACACAGAGTCATTGCAGAAGGTAACATCAACACACCGGAAAAAGCAAGACACGTGATCGAACTTGGAGCATACAGCGTTGTTGTCGGTTCTATTATCACAAGACCACAGCTGATCACAAAATCATTTGTGGAAGAAATGGAAAGATAA
- the nagB gene encoding glucosamine-6-phosphate deaminase — MVIYKAKDYQDMSRKAANIISAQIIMKPNCVLGLATGSSPVGTYKQLIEWYKKGDLDFSQVTSVNLDEYKGLSPENDQSYRYFMNTNLFDHVNIDKTRTFVPNGLEADSDKACSEYNEIIRKQGGVDLQLLGLGHNGHIGFNEPGAAFEKETHCVDLTESTIEANKRFFESEDDVPRQAYTMGIKNIMQAKKILVVVSGEDKAAILKEVLYGPITPEVPASILQLHNDVTIVADAAALSKINM, encoded by the coding sequence ATGGTAATTTATAAAGCAAAAGACTATCAGGATATGAGCCGTAAAGCAGCAAACATTATTTCTGCACAGATTATTATGAAACCAAACTGTGTACTTGGACTTGCAACCGGATCTTCACCGGTCGGTACTTATAAACAGCTGATTGAATGGTATAAGAAAGGTGATCTTGATTTTTCTCAGGTTACAAGCGTGAACCTCGATGAATATAAAGGACTCAGTCCGGAAAATGACCAGAGCTACAGATATTTCATGAACACCAATCTTTTCGATCATGTAAATATCGATAAAACACGTACTTTCGTTCCGAACGGACTGGAAGCAGATTCTGACAAAGCCTGCAGTGAATACAATGAGATCATCCGCAAACAGGGCGGCGTAGACCTTCAGCTTCTCGGTCTTGGACACAACGGACACATCGGATTCAACGAGCCAGGTGCTGCTTTTGAAAAAGAGACACACTGTGTAGATCTGACAGAAAGCACAATTGAAGCCAACAAACGTTTCTTCGAATCTGAAGATGATGTTCCAAGACAGGCCTACACAATGGGTATTAAAAATATCATGCAGGCAAAGAAGATCCTCGTAGTCGTAAGCGGAGAAGATAAAGCTGCAATCTTAAAAGAAGTATTATACGGCCCAATTACTCCGGAAGTTCCTGCTTCTATCCTTCAGCTTCACAATGATGTTACGATTGTGGCTGATGCAGCTGCACTTAGCAAAATTAATATGTAG
- the lgt gene encoding prolipoprotein diacylglyceryl transferase, whose protein sequence is MHRTIDFPNLGIHLKSVGDHITVFGFDIAYYGIVIGIGILAGLMLAVMEAKRTHQNVEDYYDLAIYGVIFSIIGARAYYVIFSWDMYKDDIKSIINIREGGLAIYGGVITAIIVVFIFAKIKKISPFLLFDTGGFGLITGQMIGRWGNFFNREAFGEYTNGLFAMRLPVDAVRSSDITTKMWNHAETVKGVMYIQVHPTYLYESMWCLMVLIIMLLYRKHKKFDGEVFLIYLLGYGLGRFWIESLRTDQLLLPKVGLPVSQLLAGTIVIVSAILVITGRKKAARIKSTESNQ, encoded by the coding sequence ATGCACAGAACAATTGATTTTCCGAATCTGGGAATTCATTTAAAATCTGTCGGAGATCATATCACCGTATTTGGATTTGATATTGCATATTATGGGATCGTCATAGGAATTGGGATCCTGGCGGGACTCATGCTGGCAGTAATGGAAGCAAAGCGCACACATCAGAATGTAGAGGATTATTATGATCTGGCAATATACGGAGTAATCTTTTCGATTATCGGAGCAAGAGCATATTATGTGATCTTCTCCTGGGATATGTATAAAGACGACATTAAGAGCATCATTAATATCCGTGAGGGAGGACTTGCTATATACGGTGGTGTAATTACTGCAATTATTGTAGTATTCATATTTGCAAAAATAAAAAAAATATCACCGTTTCTTTTATTTGATACCGGCGGATTTGGTCTGATCACCGGACAGATGATTGGAAGATGGGGAAATTTTTTTAACCGAGAAGCATTCGGTGAATATACAAATGGCTTATTTGCAATGAGACTTCCGGTAGATGCAGTCAGAAGCTCAGACATTACTACAAAGATGTGGAATCATGCAGAGACCGTAAAAGGGGTCATGTACATTCAGGTTCACCCGACATACCTGTATGAATCCATGTGGTGCCTGATGGTGCTGATCATTATGCTGCTATACCGCAAACACAAGAAATTCGATGGAGAGGTCTTCCTGATCTATCTCTTAGGCTACGGTCTTGGCAGATTCTGGATCGAAAGCCTCAGAACAGATCAGCTTTTATTGCCGAAAGTTGGACTTCCGGTATCACAACTTCTGGCAGGCACAATTGTGATAGTATCAGCAATCCTGGTTATTACAGGCAGAAAAAAAGCCGCACGCATCAAAAGTACGGAGTCAAATCAGTAA
- the ychF gene encoding redox-regulated ATPase YchF yields MKLGIVGLPNVGKSTLFNSLTKAGAESANYPFCTIDPNVGVVTVPDERLNVLGEMYHTKKIIPAAIEFVDIAGLVKGASKGEGLGNQFLANIREVDAIVHVVRCFENSNIVHVDGSINPLRDIETINLELIFSDLEILERRISKVSKVARNDKSAAKELGLLNKVKAHLEDGKLAKTFEEVDDEEEQAWLESYNLLTYKPVIYAANVSEDDLADDAANNEGVQAVREYAKGEQSEVFVVCAEIEAEISELDDDEKKMFLEDLGLKESGLEKLIKASYKLLGLISYLTAGEPEVRAWTITEGTKAPQAAGKIHSDFERGFIRAEVVSYDDLIACGSHTAAKEKGLIRLEGKDYVVKDGDIMLFRFNV; encoded by the coding sequence ATGAAATTAGGAATCGTAGGATTACCAAACGTAGGAAAGAGTACACTGTTTAACTCACTTACAAAGGCCGGAGCAGAATCAGCTAACTACCCGTTCTGTACCATCGACCCGAACGTAGGAGTTGTAACTGTACCGGATGAAAGATTAAATGTACTGGGAGAGATGTATCACACAAAAAAAATCATCCCGGCAGCAATTGAATTCGTTGATATCGCTGGACTCGTAAAAGGTGCTTCAAAAGGAGAAGGACTTGGGAACCAGTTCCTTGCCAATATCCGTGAAGTAGATGCAATCGTACATGTAGTGAGATGCTTTGAGAACAGCAATATCGTACACGTAGACGGAAGCATTAATCCACTTCGTGATATCGAGACAATTAACTTAGAGCTGATCTTCTCTGATCTTGAAATCCTGGAAAGAAGAATTTCCAAAGTTTCCAAAGTTGCAAGAAATGATAAATCAGCAGCAAAAGAACTCGGACTTCTGAATAAGGTTAAAGCACATCTCGAAGACGGAAAGCTTGCAAAGACATTCGAAGAAGTAGATGACGAGGAAGAACAGGCATGGCTGGAAAGCTACAATCTTCTGACTTACAAACCAGTGATCTATGCAGCAAATGTATCTGAAGACGATCTGGCAGATGATGCGGCTAATAACGAAGGGGTACAGGCTGTTCGTGAGTATGCCAAGGGAGAGCAGAGTGAAGTATTCGTTGTATGTGCAGAGATCGAAGCAGAGATTTCAGAACTGGATGATGATGAGAAGAAGATGTTCCTGGAAGATCTTGGATTAAAAGAGTCTGGTCTGGAAAAACTGATCAAAGCAAGCTATAAACTGCTTGGACTTATCAGTTACCTGACAGCAGGTGAGCCGGAAGTCCGTGCATGGACGATCACAGAAGGAACAAAGGCACCTCAGGCAGCTGGAAAGATTCATTCTGACTTTGAAAGAGGATTCATCCGTGCAGAGGTTGTATCTTATGATGATCTGATCGCATGCGGAAGTCACACAGCAGCCAAAGAAAAGGGTCTGATCCGTCTGGAGGGAAAAGACTATGTGGTAAAAGACGGAGACATCATGCTGTTCCGTTTCAATGTATAA
- a CDS encoding thiamine diphosphokinase: MSKRIIIISGGELNEEFVLSILEKEENQYVIGVDRGMEFLCRHQILPNYIVGDFDSVKKEIGDYYRNETNVPIREFNPVKDASDTEIAIRLAMTLGAKEILILGATGGRIDHLWANVQSLAIPFKAGIDAVIMDTQNKIRLIGGGETHLKKGETYGPYFSVFPLGKEVYGFSIKGAKYPLDNHTLIPYDSLCVSNQFQEDEVTISFMKGIVILMETKDR; encoded by the coding sequence ATGAGTAAGAGGATTATCATCATCAGTGGTGGGGAACTGAATGAAGAATTTGTATTATCGATTCTTGAAAAAGAAGAGAATCAGTATGTCATCGGTGTGGACAGAGGTATGGAGTTCCTTTGCAGACATCAGATACTGCCGAATTATATTGTTGGCGATTTCGACAGTGTAAAAAAAGAAATCGGTGATTATTACCGCAATGAGACGAATGTTCCTATTCGTGAATTTAATCCGGTAAAAGATGCATCGGATACAGAGATTGCAATAAGACTTGCGATGACACTAGGGGCTAAGGAAATCCTGATCCTTGGAGCGACCGGAGGGCGAATTGATCATCTCTGGGCTAATGTACAGAGCCTTGCAATTCCATTTAAAGCAGGGATTGATGCCGTTATTATGGATACGCAGAATAAGATCCGTCTGATCGGAGGCGGGGAGACACACCTGAAGAAAGGTGAAACATATGGGCCGTATTTTTCAGTGTTCCCGTTGGGGAAAGAGGTATATGGATTTAGTATTAAGGGGGCAAAGTATCCGCTTGATAATCATACCCTGATTCCTTATGACAGTCTGTGTGTAAGCAATCAGTTTCAGGAAGATGAAGTTACGATCAGCTTCATGAAAGGGATTGTAATCCTGATGGAGACAAAAGACAGATAA
- the rpe gene encoding ribulose-phosphate 3-epimerase: MNYVLAPSILAADFKVLGQEMKKTEDNGAEYIHFDVMDGMFVPSISFGMPVMASIHDATEQFMDAHLMVQEPIRYVEAFQKAGADSVTVHVEACEDVKATLNKIRECGMKVGLSINPETDVKEVVPYLEEVDMILVMCVHPGFGGQKFIPESLDKIRAIRAMLNEKNLETDIQVDGGVYVENVREVLDAGANVIVSGSAVFRGDAGENTAKFMEILKSYE; encoded by the coding sequence ATAAACTATGTATTAGCACCGTCAATACTGGCGGCGGATTTCAAAGTTTTGGGTCAGGAAATGAAAAAGACTGAGGATAATGGAGCGGAATATATTCATTTTGATGTCATGGATGGAATGTTTGTACCAAGCATTTCATTCGGTATGCCGGTTATGGCATCGATTCATGATGCTACAGAGCAATTCATGGATGCACATCTGATGGTTCAGGAGCCAATCCGTTATGTGGAAGCATTTCAGAAAGCAGGGGCTGATTCTGTAACTGTACATGTAGAAGCCTGTGAGGATGTAAAAGCTACGCTGAATAAGATCCGCGAATGCGGAATGAAAGTAGGACTTTCTATTAATCCGGAGACGGATGTGAAGGAAGTTGTACCGTATCTTGAAGAAGTGGATATGATTCTGGTGATGTGTGTTCATCCTGGATTCGGAGGACAGAAATTCATTCCAGAGTCATTGGACAAGATTCGTGCGATTCGTGCGATGTTAAATGAAAAAAATCTGGAGACGGATATTCAGGTAGATGGCGGCGTCTATGTAGAGAATGTAAGAGAAGTACTGGATGCAGGAGCGAATGTGATTGTTTCCGGCTCCGCTGTATTCAGAGGGGATGCCGGAGAAAATACTGCAAAATTTATGGAGATACTAAAGAGTTATGAGTAA